The sequence GGGGCTCTATTATTATCCCAAAATGGGCACATTTGGTAAAACACCGCCAGACGAAGATGTTTTAATAAAGAGTTTCCTGGGCGATAACAGGTTCCTGGTCATGAGTCCGAATGCCTATAATACCCTGGGAGTTGGTACTACACAGTTGTATAATACAAGATTGGTATACAACCACAAGCGGCATGGTGACTTTCAATTAGGCAACAGGCCATTTTCATTCCGGCAAAAGCCGCATTTTCCAGGCAAGCTAACCGAGGAGTTTTTGCTGGTAGATCTGTTAAATAACCTGGATACGCTTGCCGAGGATGTAGACAAAGTGCTGGAGCTGGTAAGTGGAAAAGTGAAAACTATGGACATAAAAAAACTTAAATCTACTGTGAGCAAATACGGAAACGCCAAAACGAAAAAGTTTTTTAGCTCCACTTTCCAATCTTAGTTTATATAGAATGGCCGCAGATTTCCTCCATAACCACCCGGAATTTGAAGATCTGTTACTGATTCTGGAAAGCCAAACCGGTATTCTTGCCAATCTGATTGAAAAGGATTATTGGATTATGCATGTATTGCACGGGCTTAAACGGCAAGGTTATGAGTTTGAATTGAAAGGCGGCACTTCTTTGTCGAAAGGTTTCAGGATCATTGAACGCTTCTCTGAAGATATTGATATACATATCAAGCCGTCTGCTCACTTCAGCATTAATGAAAATCCCAATAATAATAAGGAAAAGAATGTAGCAGCGAGAAAGGCCTTTTATGACTGGCTGGTCACTGATATTAAGATCGATGGTATTGTGTCTGTTCAGCGCGATCATGTTTATGACGATCCTAATTTCAGAAGCGGAGGCATCCGGTTGCTATATGATAGCAAAACGTCCATCTTGCAAGGTGTAAAGGAAGGTATCTTGCTGGAGGTAGGTTTTGATACAGTGACCCCCAATCAATCAGTTGCCATCAGTTCCTGGGCCTTTGATCGTGCGCAGGAAACATCAGGCCTTGAAATTATTGACAATCGGGCTGCTGATACCATTTGTTATAATCCGGAGTATACTCTTGTCGAGAAATTGCAGACGATTGCGACGAAGTTTCGCAGGGAGCAGGAGACTGGCGTAGAGAGTAAAAATTACATGCGGCAATATTACGACGTGTATAGCCTGTTGGGTAACGAAAGAGTTCAGTCATTTATAGGAACTGAAGAATACAAAGCACATAAAGAAAAAAGATTTCCGGCCATTGATTTTAACATCCCTATTGCTGGTAATGAGGCTTTCTTACTTTCAGAGCCCGCACTGAGAAAGCGATTTGATGATCGATATAAAGCTACGGCTGCACTGTATTACAATGGTCAACCAGACTTCGCAGTGATACTGGAAAGGATAGAAGAATACCTGGACAGGCTTTAATGTTTTTAGTGCTGATTCCTTACCTGTAATTTTTTATAGAATGTTACAGGAACCCGGACCTGCAATATTTCAAAGAAGACTATGCCGGTCCGGGAAGAAGAAAGAAGCTTACAGCCTGCACTGCAAATCCCATATCGGGCCGGACCGTGTTTCTTAGAAGACAGCTTTTACCCAAAAAAGGGTGAACCGGCTGATCGTTTCCGGGCATCGCCTTCACTTTTCGGGTATTACTTTCATTGATTACCAACAGTCTTGAGCTAGCCGTCTGAAAAGCGTGTAAATATTTCCTAAAGTTTCCTAAGTGCCTGTTACTGACAGGAATAAATCTTAATTTAACAGAGCGCAACAACCTGTCTGGAAACCCAAAAAGCCTGTCATGAAATCAACTCTACGCACAACATCCTCCGCCATAAAACCTGCTTCCCCGGCTGAATTCATCAACCAGGACCTCAGGATCCATCTCTGGATGATATTATCAGATCACTTCTTTATAAAATTCAACAACGGATGGTCTTTAACCGAAACGGAGCAAATGGTACATTATATCCAAACGGAATGCTGCGCCGGCATCGGCAAAGCTCCAACAGTAAGTGATAAGGCTGATCCAAATGACTTCCTCAATAGACTCGAAAGCTGGTTCTTTGAAGCGGAGTGTTCTAAAGTGTTAGACTTTATAGAATTTATCCTGCCGGTTATACAGCAGAAAGACGATCGTTTCGATGAAGTGATCCTATTCTGCAACTATGCGATGGAAACAGAGGAGGCCGGCTATCATATCATAAATAATAAAGTGGTCCGGGTATTAACGGACAGGGAGTTGCAGGAAATTCAACAGGCCGTACAGGGAATAGCGCAGGATCCTGTGAGTAAACATTTTTCAAAGGCGATCGAACTACTGGGCAACAGGAAAGCGTCCAGCTACCGGGAAGCAGTACTGGAAGCCATAGCTGCTGTTGATTACGTCATGGAACTGTTTCCGATGTATAGGGTCAATGGGGAAGCCTTATTGCCGATCATCTCCAATCCCAATGGCCTGGTCAGCATCAAACATGCATTGACAGAAGGACACATGGCTGTTTCTTTCGACAAAGCCAGGTATTGGTTAGTGGCCTGCGCGGCTGCCATCAACCTGCTGAAAGAAAAAGTAGGTTAAAATAAGGTTATTCCGATTTCAGGCTTACTACCGGCCGGGTAATGGCTGCTTTCACCGATTCATAGCTTACCGTGAGCCAGGCAATCACCAATACCACCAGGGAAGCCACCACAAACACAATCCAATTCACGGGTATATGATACGCAAAACCTTCCAGCCACTGATGGATACCATACCAGGAAAGCGGAATAGCAATGGCGATAGCGATCAGAATGAGTTTGGTAAAACTGGTGGATAGCAAGTAAACGATACCGGTTACAGAAGCGCCCAGCACCTTGCGTACACCGATCTCTTTGGTCCGCTGTTCGGCCATGAAGGCTGAGAGACCATACAAACCCAGGCAGGAAATAAAAATAGCCAGGATGGCAAACAGGTTAAAGATGCTGCCCATCTTTTGTTCACTGTGGTATAAATTGTCCAGGTCTTTATCCAGGAAAGTATAGGAGAAAGGGTAGGCGGGGTTGAGGCTGGTATATACTTTGTCCAATGCTTTAATAGTAGCTTCTGTATTACCCGGCGCTGTGCGTACCATTACAATCCCTCCCCACCGGTTAAGGCGTAATACCAGCGGTTCAATGGCATACTGCAGCGGTTTATAATTAAAATCTTTCACAACGCCGATAATCATCCCTTTCCGATCGCCAAATGAAAGCGGCTTGCCCACCGCATTGCCGGCGTTCAGGTTCATCAACCGCATGGCTGTTTCATTGATCACATAGTTGGAGGAATCTCCATTGAACGTGGTGGTGAAATGACGGCCGGCCACCATCTTCATTTTAAACAGGTCAATAAAATTTTCATCCACATCCATGGAAGGAATGACCACCTGCGACTTCGGGTCTTTCCCTTCCCATGTTACATCAATCGTTCCACTGGTCAGGGCAGTAGGCAATTCGGAAATAACACTGAAATCACTGGTCAGCGGTGATTGCTGCAAAGTGCTTTTCAACGCCTTTTGTTTACTCCATATTTCCCCATTCATCGGTATATACAGCAGGTTCGATTTGTCAAACCCCAGGTTTTTATTTTTGATGAA comes from Paraflavitalea devenefica and encodes:
- a CDS encoding nucleotidyl transferase AbiEii/AbiGii toxin family protein, translating into MAADFLHNHPEFEDLLLILESQTGILANLIEKDYWIMHVLHGLKRQGYEFELKGGTSLSKGFRIIERFSEDIDIHIKPSAHFSINENPNNNKEKNVAARKAFYDWLVTDIKIDGIVSVQRDHVYDDPNFRSGGIRLLYDSKTSILQGVKEGILLEVGFDTVTPNQSVAISSWAFDRAQETSGLEIIDNRAADTICYNPEYTLVEKLQTIATKFRREQETGVESKNYMRQYYDVYSLLGNERVQSFIGTEEYKAHKEKRFPAIDFNIPIAGNEAFLLSEPALRKRFDDRYKATAALYYNGQPDFAVILERIEEYLDRL
- a CDS encoding AbiJ-NTD4 domain-containing protein, translated to MKSTLRTTSSAIKPASPAEFINQDLRIHLWMILSDHFFIKFNNGWSLTETEQMVHYIQTECCAGIGKAPTVSDKADPNDFLNRLESWFFEAECSKVLDFIEFILPVIQQKDDRFDEVILFCNYAMETEEAGYHIINNKVVRVLTDRELQEIQQAVQGIAQDPVSKHFSKAIELLGNRKASSYREAVLEAIAAVDYVMELFPMYRVNGEALLPIISNPNGLVSIKHALTEGHMAVSFDKARYWLVACAAAINLLKEKVG